AGGTATAAATGTTGTACTATATTTAAGCATAAGCGTACGTCGTACCTACTTACTTGTGTCTAAATTATATGTACCTCCTTACTTCAATGTCGCTTTGAATGTCATCGTAACTtagctttaatatttttagattattccaaaataaattctatttctACTACGCGTCACAGTCATGATGATTaaggatatttatataatggatatttcttttttttttgtgtaaatcATCGTGACTGATACAATTTTGCCCAACAATGTATGTTTAGTGATGAAGTACCAAACATAGATTgctagattttaataaaaatattcaaacaaatagattttataaaaataataaaaattatattataaaaatccatgTTATAGATGTcgtatttatgtattacagAGAAATATCGTTGTCATAgataatattgtgtatattttgtgtAACAAACGTTTTCTAGTCGATaactattcattatttatttttacactttattcCTTAATTAACAATCCAATTGTCCGAACGATTCTTCACTgccaattttgttttatcaaaaaaaaatcattattatacgtaagaattaatttaatttaaataaacgtacCTAAATcagtttcataaatataaaagagttCGTGATATATTTGGATATTCGACGTCTCTTGTTTTTCGTTTCTTCATAAAACTTAGTAGTTGGTACATACTCTATTTCTATCTCATGTTgttaactataattaatttaaaatagaattcaattaaaaaatgtttggaacatttattaattaattgaaataatatagtataacagttaaattttaaacacttaTCTTGTCATCCTTACGATCTATTAAGATGACATTATGTCTTAGTTTCCTATGTAACCACGAATTATAAGGCACACTTATTACAAGGAAGCAATGCTTTTCGAATTTCTAATACTAGTTAAGTTAGACTTAACTTCTACTGCTGTAACTTGATCATCAGAACGAGCAGATCATAATTTCCATatcaattttgtatgtttatttcattttagtgCTGCGGCATGGCATTATTGTAAGTGCATTTAATTTCTGATACgcaaaaaatttcatattaatctGTTTTCTCTATCCTGTACGTAggtaagctttttataaatgccaTGTATGCGACATTGTTTGCCTACTTTCCTTGTATAGATAATGaatgtgatttaattaatctagGTTACGTTACgtgtaaaattgtttttatgctCAGTGGTTATGTTGAGacgttatttacaataaactataaaagttgttttaactgcagtttttacaaaattttaaccccaagcatttatttataaagttcgCATTTATGGTTCTCGCTCATGAAATAGCCGTTTCGTCTGTTCGTCGCACCCttgtaatttaacaattatttctaaGTTCTAACTAAAcctattcaattattttttgaattaaatttaaaaaaatagataatacgATGTCTGTTGAAGATGGCACGCCTCTGTGCGTCCCGTCCCTCTTCTCTAAATACaacgtacaaataattaatttatactatgATTTTTGAAAGAGTAATAAATCCCCAAGAAAGGGTACATATTATACAGGATTATGAGGCactcaattttttaacaaatcatTTCATTCACGTCTTGCGgacatcaataataataaatttaacccCTATCAGTAATAAGTGTATACCTGTAGCATAAAAGGCCATTAGGGAGTTAAAAGATAGGTAGACTTCGCAAGCTGTACTATATGGTAAGTTCTCATTTTGTCTCGAAatcattgtaaaataataattaagaaatctataaataaataaaattatattttaagagtttttcatacatattgcagttatttaatataaatgaagaaAACACCTTGATGGaatcacaattttatttgcatatCTTACAGaacgataatataattatttacgataaCGTTGTCTACACTACACCAGCCTCCACGAAACGCATTAAGACAACCTGAAACAggaaattaactattaatgcataaaaaatttgagtattatatttttttggtttttttctttttatgctAATAGTAAAAACATCATCTTTCTCCTTTCTGAAGATGATTGAAAACTTCCATACTTCCATTCCAACaggtacaaaaacattttgtttatataaatacaaagcaCGTAGTTTTTACGTGATGTGATACGATACGATCAGAcacaaatgtcaaaaaatttcAGACTCCAGACTGAATTATGGAAATAAGAAGTTCTAATGCTTAATTACTTCAAAAAAATCTTAGTATTACAATATTCTCGGAAGGAACATCTTCAAAGATATTACTAGCTCATTGTTCAAGAGATACATATTATCTGATTTAATAGAGAACATTATCATACCATTTACTTCCAGCGGTTGTTCTCGTAGTCCCACTTGGAGGACATTCCATCGATAGGGTTGACCTTGAGATCAAGCATACGGCGGAGCTGAGCCTTCTGAGACTCCTCGCTGAAGGACTCCGGAAGTGGGCTGTATACTGGAAATCACAGTGAATATTCGAAATCAGTTGTTAAATGTACAGGTTctaaattatgttcaattgaAATAGATTTGGATGCACGGATAGAAATAAGACCCTGAACAAATCatcatgttttaatatagacaTGACAAATTAGACCAActcaaagtataaaataatgtgataataaagaaatctttattaaatagtttacacACACATTACATTCCCTTGcacaaaagaaaacataaaacagTATACATCTATAGGCCTTTCAATTTGtcatcaaattttttttcgaaaCAAACAGCAAAACATGTTTCTTGTACGTCCTAATcagtaattttcattttaagagATCACATTAccatatgataaaaaatcttaccaAACATTTTAACTCCCATGTACACCCAAAGGGACAATGAGGCCAAACAGAGTGCCCATCCCACAGCTCCCTTCCATTGTCCAGTTGGAGCCTGGAACTCGGCGAAGGTCTGGCAGAAGGATGCTCTGTAGAGTGCTTTCTTTTCTTCAATAGTAAGCTTGCGCCAGTCACCCTTTTCTTTTTCACGGAGGGCCtgttttaagaattttcatacattacattacatcttattaaatttaatttaatttaatgtctattttattcataaacaatacatatatgtatagggAAAGCATAAtccattttaatacataatctaaacttaaattcaagtttctctaaaaaaaactactaaactTACTTTGACATCAGGTGTTTCTACACCGAATCGGACAGCAGGCAAAGGGTAGTCAGGCCTGTCGACATAGTTGGGCTGTCCATTGAAACCATATCCTACCCACTCACGGTTCCCAatctagaaatatattaaacatttacataaattaaatacagatttactttattactgttctttatgttaaattaatatctatataattgtattatatattttgtaaacatttttacaataaaataactatatatacattttagagCACACCTACATTTTGAATAATGAATTTGACTTACCTTAGCTAATTCACTAACAGATCGGGTACCAACCGGAACACGGATTGCATTAATAAGTGCTTGACGCATAAGGAGGTTGGCCATTTTGCTAGAACGACAACGCAAATTTCAAATAGTGAACAAGAACTTACTTACTACTAACTTACTTAACTAACTAAAAGTGTAAAGctcaaatatgttttaatggcATCAATTTGTAATAAGGTATGAGGAAAATCAACTtgcctatataatattaaatagttatcaGAAATTgggtatgtatgtatataatgtatggtTTGGAGGACATGGAGatattttcattgtattatCTGTTTAGTTGTAGCTAAAATGAAATGTTGTTATGGTTCTATTATTGGGTCTTACACAAGTCTAAgtgaaagaaataattataatttgtctattttaattcataaatatttatatgtataaaaataattttaatgactttGGGTCTTTTTCTTTCACTGGTTTCACTGgtagcaataaaatatttctaatttaaaaatttagcaATATTTCCTAATTTACGGAGATTTTGTTAGAtccttgtaaaaaaaaaatatttgtggtgATTATTggtttataaaacttatgatTTAACACCATTTGAGAGGATTAGATAGGTTTttcaggtaaaaaaaatatttatatacaatatatagcCAGTTAAGTATATAGCAGTTGTAAGGGTATAATAAGGAAATATATTCTAGATAAGttctgtaaatatttcattccAAAAACCAGGACACCTGTTACAACGACATAGAGTGAGGTGTTCCTAATTCAAAGGTGTTGTTGATAAGAATTGATAGGTTATGGTAATCGATCGTCAGTTAcataacaatgaaaaataaatattgttgaatttgacataaatagaaacttatttgaataatcaactgcaaaacattacaaaaaaaggtCGAAAAATATACCGGAAAAGATTGCTTCAAcgcatttattccaatttcaaaatcaCTTAGAAAAATGAAAACTGACACTCACCTGCGGTGCCTTAgacttaaatttcaaattatcatacataaataaGCACAGTACACTACAAAggcttaaaaaaaagtaatgtttaaagtattattaccTTTTTGCTAATTTCCTTTAGAAAATTTTTAGCTACTGTATTCCGAGAATCCAAATGGACATTCGATTTTTCACGGTTCACACTTCacagtaaaaacttaaacgtcAAACTCAATTTCAAATTGTCTAGTTgacataaaaatcaatacttGCAGACAGATATTATTTAGAACTACAGTTTACTTATTACATCAAaatgtgtgtatatttttaattctttaaagatataactatgtagtagtatttaaaataaaaaaacacaagtatttaaaaccctttactaatttattttgtacttccTCTTCAATAACATCGGACAGTAAACCATAAACTTCTTTTTCAGGCAAAACCCTCTTAGGGCTCTTGAGTTTTGACCTTGTCATATCTTCGAATCCATTATCTCCTACAAGGCTTAATCCATCATTATCGTCTAGGTTATAACCGTGTCCTGTTTTATCAGTATCATTCAGGTatgctaattttaaaaaggatTCATTATTTTCCTCATCTCCCGCTTTTGGCGATTCCATTACTTCttcttgaataatttttttcaaatctatatttttcatgAATTGAATTATATCACTTTCTACTTTGGATTCGTCTGTCATTGCTTGATTTTCTTCGCTCCTCTGATATTCTTGTGATTGTACTTGAGAATTTCGCTCATCGTCATTGTCAGATTCCGTCCCTTGTATCTCAATATCTTCTGCTTTAACTACAGCTTCGTCAAAATCTGGAGATTTGGTTACAGATACTTCATCACTTTTATCAATAGAAGAATCACTACTAACGTTAACTATCGCTGTTTTGTTTTCAACATTGCCTGTTAGTTTCTGTTTTTGTCTAATAATTTGTAGGTATTTATCGATTTCACTGCTGGTGAACATTGTAGACACAAATTCTTTAAACAGGTTTTCGTCTATATGTCTCAATGTTTTGTCGATGTCGTGAATTGATATAGGGTCTAACTTATTTCCTGTGAGAGGCGGTATTTTGAATGTGGTCGTCGTAGGTCCTTCCATAggtataacattaaaaacatcGAATAATGGTTTCTTTGTTGTTCGCTTCAACGAAACAGGAACGGGCtgaaatatatgatatttatttacacttggttaccataatatacaaaaacatacatataaaatgagTGATAAACAGagttccaattcttaaaatggtATTTCTAGTTCAAGTTAGTTGGGTagttataaatgaatttaattaaatcctaATACCTTCTCCATAACGTCTTCTATCCAGTCGGTGTAGTATCCTAATTTGGTGAACACGGTGGGGGCATCCGGAGTCCCACAAGTAGGGGAGCCGAAGCTTACCACTCCCATCAGCTTACCATCTACCACGCCCGGTGCTCCTACGTCACGCTATACAcgaaataacttaaaatgtacggagtcaaaaataaaacagtgatACACAACCTCAATAGGTATAGAGATACATTCAGATAAATTAGCATAGACTTACATTATCGAATTATTTCCACTTGCCTTATAAAAAAGGTCGACACTAAAACAGCTACAGAAATTACGTGAAATAATACGTACATTACATGCACCGCCTCCTTTGGACAAGAAACCAGCACAAAAATGCTTTCGTGTCACATACCGTCTgagaacaataatattaaataaaaaataatatatacctgGAAGTATTAAACAacagatttttaattgaacacTAATTATACAAACCTAGAGTACACGTCGCGACAGTCTGCCAACGGATAAATATCCAAAATCGAAtatgacaatatatttttccatGGATCGTAAACTATACCGCTACTCTGAAATTATAGGCagtttatttatgtgtaaaaagtaaaaaatgcaCCATACCCCATTATTTCTATTAGCCTTGATCATAAAGTAATTGAACTTACTCCCTTCGCACCCCAACCAAGAATCGTGACACCAGGAGTGTTCATTGGTAGGTTCCAAGGATTTCTATCTATGTTTATCCTTTTCACTCTCTTATTTCGTTTTCTGAAATTCAAACGGCGAACGAGACGCACGATACAGATGTTGTTTCTAAGACTTTTAGGGTCGTATCCAGGATGAAAGTAAATTTCCAATGCCGGTATGACCTCACCACCTCCACTATAGAAGGAACTACCGACTCGAACAGAAAGGAATGCTGGATTTTCTCGGAAAAGACGGTTATTCCAGGCTCTGTACGAAAAGGTTTTGGTTGTTAGAATCCTTACAAATGTATACACCAAATCAATCGAATCCAcctcttttataaaatatataagtggCTTACAGTTGCAAACACGATGAAGCTGTGATGATGAGGTCAGATTTTATAATGGAACCAGCGCAATGGAAGTTGTTGAAAATGTGCACACTAGCCATGAATGGGAAATATTTGATCTTGGTTCTTTGTCCTTTGTAAATACGTCGACCACTTGGCTCTGAAAATTAGCAATTGCGTTGTGTGAGaaaggataaataatattaatatcttgCTATCATGCGCAATCCAACAGGTTCTGAAAAATATTGGTGCAGATCAGACTAAGACTGATTTAAAACTGCATTCAGGATTACTGTTAACTATTAAAAGTCAATGTTACAAACCCCAAAATTCATTGTCGCTCGTTATGAGATTatcattacttttaaaatcaaagcTTTTATTAACTGTATTCTGCAAATGTTCCAggactttaaaattaatattgacatAAATGGTTTTTGGTGCATAAATTTCTCTCCATTTCTTTAATCTAGAAATAAATCTCTCAATATACGATATCACACTAATGTCATCCACGTTTATTCTGTTTACTAtatcttcatttattatttcatttataacgGCTATAAAGTCAGTtccattataaaatttatgttcctTATTGGCTTTTGTTAGTTGTAGAATTTTCTTCAAGTTGTGATCATCTTGCAATGATAGTGACGCGAAATATTTATGCAAAGTGGTGTATTGCAGTATCTTTGGTCTTTCCTGAAttcttttcaatttcaatgtcGAGAAAAGACTATTAATCGTATTTTGAACGATGACTTCCGTTTTAAGAATATCATCCCTCCTTGGGATTTCTTCTAAGCAATATCCCGTTAATAACATcgctacaaaaataataatcattttgttcTGGTACATCttggaatatattaaaaatatttattgatacatTTAATTCATCTGTATTGAACACTTAAAAATGTTGTGAAATGTAAATGgcataaaataatctaaaacttTATAGctgatttttatttccataacaATTGTTtcgaaatatttatagtaaatgtGTGTTACACAAGATAAATGTATATGGAAAACCACATAAGGATTTCCTTATGTGGTTTTCCaaatggtttatttattaacatagagGCATTCGTCTTCTACTAGGAATGCAAATTGAGAAAACGATCACGTGATCGTGGACCGTGACGTCATTCCCATATCAATTTAGCGGAAATGGGTCACGCCTGTCGAAAAGTGATTTTGTCTCAAGTCTACAGTTCTTCATGACAAACTTAAagatcaataaaaaatgaaggTTTTCGAAACTATCTTTTCCCACaacgaattatttaaaaaatatatgctgCCGATGAGGTAACCCATTTATCCAACTCTTAAAATAAGAGTGAAAAACTTACCTACAAGATAATATGCAGTATTAATTCTAATGAAAATCTTCAACGAGAATAGATTTGAATATGATATAGGCAACAGTTTGACAAATACATAAGAACTCTTTAACATTTACGCAAAgttgaataaaaaactaactCAATATCAGTGACGTAACGTCACTGGTTGTGACTTCCTGACCCCCGGAATGTTGTCGAATTTCTCCTCTTTGCCAATAAAATGTGGAGCATTCGGCCTCACAGTGAGAACGACGTACAATTGTTCTCGTATAGGTAACCGCG
This sequence is a window from Pieris rapae chromosome 20, ilPieRapa1.1, whole genome shotgun sequence. Protein-coding genes within it:
- the LOC110994098 gene encoding cytochrome c oxidase subunit 4 isoform 1, mitochondrial translates to MANLLMRQALINAIRVPVGTRSVSELAKIGNREWVGYGFNGQPNYVDRPDYPLPAVRFGVETPDVKALREKEKGDWRKLTIEEKKALYRASFCQTFAEFQAPTGQWKGAVGWALCLASLSLWVYMGVKMFVYSPLPESFSEESQKAQLRRMLDLKVNPIDGMSSKWDYENNRWK
- the LOC123690048 gene encoding uncharacterized protein LOC123690048 — translated: MGVVSFGSPTCGTPDAPTVFTKLGYYTDWIEDVMEKPVPVSLKRTTKKPLFDVFNVIPMEGPTTTTFKIPPLTGNKLDPISIHDIDKTLRHIDENLFKEFVSTMFTSSEIDKYLQIIRQKQKLTGNVENKTAIVNVSSDSSIDKSDEVSVTKSPDFDEAVVKAEDIEIQGTESDNDDERNSQVQSQEYQRSEENQAMTDESKVESDIIQFMKNIDLKKIIQEEVMESPKAGDEENNESFLKLAYLNDTDKTGHGYNLDDNDGLSLVGDNGFEDMTRSKLKSPKRVLPEKEVYGLLSDVIEEEVQNKLVKGFKYF
- the LOC110994116 gene encoding uncharacterized protein LOC110994116; amino-acid sequence: MYQNKMIIIFVAMLLTGYCLEEIPRRDDILKTEVIVQNTINSLFSTLKLKRIQERPKILQYTTLHKYFASLSLQDDHNLKKILQLTKANKEHKFYNGTDFIAVINEIINEDIVNRINVDDISVISYIERFISRLKKWREIYAPKTIYVNINFKVLEHLQNTVNKSFDFKSNDNLITSDNEFWEPSGRRIYKGQRTKIKYFPFMASVHIFNNFHCAGSIIKSDLIITASSCLQLAWNNRLFRENPAFLSVRVGSSFYSGGGEVIPALEIYFHPGYDPKSLRNNICIVRLVRRLNFRKRNKRVKRINIDRNPWNLPMNTPGVTILGWGAKGVSSITL